In one window of Candidatus Sulfuricurvum sp. RIFRC-1 DNA:
- a CDS encoding response regulator transcription factor → MIKASLLLLEDDPNLSEGVSEYLEEQGFSVQCAYDASSAEDLLYEQKFDLLLLDVNVPGGDGFSLLKASRKEGNSTPAIFITSRNAMSDVEEGFESGGDDYIRKPFALKELLLRIQTILKRNFYHNPTDALSLSDGITYDIDNQLLSINGEIQNLHLKEHKLLKLFIQHRNELLTHEMIMEHLWDYDETPSDGSLRTYIKTLRKLLGKDSIVSHKRLGYQFR, encoded by the coding sequence ATGATTAAAGCTTCTCTTCTCCTCCTCGAAGACGATCCGAATCTCTCTGAAGGTGTCAGCGAATACCTCGAAGAGCAAGGGTTCAGCGTCCAATGTGCTTATGATGCCTCTTCCGCCGAAGATCTCCTTTATGAGCAGAAATTTGATCTATTACTCCTCGATGTCAATGTCCCCGGAGGGGATGGGTTCTCTCTCCTTAAAGCAAGTCGTAAAGAGGGGAACTCCACTCCCGCTATTTTTATCACCTCTCGCAATGCGATGAGTGACGTCGAAGAGGGGTTCGAGAGCGGCGGGGATGATTATATCCGTAAACCTTTCGCCCTCAAAGAGCTGCTGCTGCGGATTCAAACGATCTTAAAGCGCAATTTCTACCATAATCCTACCGATGCCCTCTCATTATCGGATGGTATTACCTACGACATCGACAACCAACTATTGAGCATCAACGGAGAAATTCAAAATCTCCATCTCAAAGAACACAAACTGCTCAAACTCTTTATTCAGCACCGCAACGAGCTTCTCACCCATGAAATGATCATGGAACATCTGTGGGATTATGATGAGACTCCGAGTGACGGAAGCCTCCGTACCTACATCAAGACGCTGCGTAAACTTCTCGGAAAGGATTCCATTGTCAGCCACAAGCGCCTCGGGTATCAATTTCGCTAA
- a CDS encoding HAMP domain-containing sensor histidine kinase yields MSATSASGINFAKYRTLRSFLALYGVMSTLILALMAILHYESMKAQMLSSHRLAMQLESEGYVPRLKTWLESGHDLKTFPTDLAYKTALYGYDKDLLVGNLHQKHYDFSENIALHKGYIHLIIALSPYGLGEYYLVFETRDDELWRHQALVNSLLFGSILFLILGVIGFSLSRMFLRPMNEAIALLDDFIKDTTHELNTPVSAILTNIEALQDSELPLSAAKKLKRIEIASRTISTLYDDLTYLILNHDLAVENTTLDLSHLLHERIEYFRHRIEQKKIALTLRIDPSITLFIDTTKATRLIDNLLSNAIKYNKMEGHIAIHLMHGSLCIEDNGIGIPSEMIDRVFERYTRADKSVGGFGIGLNIVAMIANEYNLNIAIESEEKIGTKICVEWKDNH; encoded by the coding sequence TTGTCAGCCACAAGCGCCTCGGGTATCAATTTCGCTAAATACCGTACCCTTAGGAGTTTTTTAGCCCTCTATGGAGTAATGAGTACCCTTATCTTGGCATTGATGGCAATACTGCATTATGAATCGATGAAAGCTCAGATGCTCTCGTCCCACCGTCTTGCGATGCAATTGGAGAGTGAGGGGTACGTTCCACGATTAAAAACATGGCTTGAAAGCGGCCATGATCTCAAAACGTTTCCGACCGACCTCGCCTATAAAACCGCCCTCTACGGATATGACAAAGACCTTCTTGTCGGAAATTTGCACCAAAAACATTATGATTTCAGTGAAAATATCGCCCTTCACAAAGGGTATATTCATCTCATCATCGCCCTATCCCCTTACGGTTTAGGAGAATACTATCTGGTGTTTGAAACCCGTGATGATGAACTGTGGCGACATCAGGCCCTCGTTAATTCACTGCTCTTCGGCTCGATCTTATTTTTGATCCTCGGAGTTATCGGGTTTAGTCTCTCACGGATGTTTTTACGCCCCATGAATGAAGCGATTGCTCTGCTCGATGATTTTATCAAAGACACCACCCATGAGCTCAATACCCCCGTCAGTGCAATCCTCACGAATATCGAAGCGCTTCAAGATTCCGAACTACCGCTATCGGCGGCAAAAAAGCTGAAACGGATTGAAATCGCCTCCCGAACGATCTCAACGTTGTATGATGATCTCACCTACCTCATCCTCAACCACGATTTGGCCGTTGAGAATACAACACTCGATCTTTCTCACCTCTTGCATGAACGAATCGAATATTTCCGTCATCGAATCGAACAAAAAAAGATTGCCCTCACCCTCCGAATCGATCCATCAATCACCCTTTTCATCGATACCACCAAAGCAACCCGCCTCATCGATAATCTCCTCTCCAATGCGATCAAATACAACAAAATGGAGGGACATATCGCCATTCATCTCATGCACGGCAGCTTGTGCATCGAAGATAACGGAATCGGAATCCCCTCAGAGATGATCGATCGTGTATTTGAACGCTATACACGGGCGGATAAAAGTGTCGGAGGATTTGGAATCGGGCTGAATATCGTGGCGATGATCGCGAATGAGTATAATTTGAACATTGCGATTGAATCGGAAGAGAAAATAGGGACGAAG